The Blastopirellula marina genomic sequence GCGGTCAGTTCTTCTTTGACCTTCTCATACTTCGGATCGTCGGCGATGTTGATCATCTGATCCGGGTCGTTCTTCAGATCGTATAGTTCCACCGCCGAACGCTTCCCGAAGCAGCGATCGAAAATCGGTTTCACTTCCGGATCGGTCCGGTGCATGACCATGAAAGCCTTGGTCGGACCAGCGTCGTCATCCGGGAAGGTCACGAACGTCTTGTTGACTAGTTCGTCGAGCGTGGGCGGGTTATCGCCGCTCAGATTGTAAGGAGCTCCCATCGGCCAGCGATCTGGCTCGAAGTTGATGATCAACTGATACTCGGCCGTTTGAATGCCACGCATCGGATACGGCAGGTGCCCTTCGCGAGCCATCTCAACGTGACGTTCGCGTCCGGTAAACGCCGCGGTGCGCGTCGGATCGACGAGACCTGCCTGGTCCGACTTCAGCACAGGCCACAAGCTTTTGGCGGTCATTACGGCGGGAATCTTCTGGCCGCCAGCTTCCAGAAACGTCGGAGCCAGATCGGGCAAAATGGTGAAGTCATCGACCACGCGGCCACCGCTTACGCCTGGGCCAGCCACGGCCAACGAGACGTGCGTGCCGAAGTCGTACAGATTGCACTTTCCTTGCGGGAACCCAGGCGGGCCGTGATCACCACTGACAACTATCAGCGTGTTATCGAGCTCGCCTGCTTCTTTTAGCTGCTCAATCAAAATACCTAACGCCGTATCAAACGCCTGAATTTCACCCAGGTAATCGGCCAGGTCTTGGCGAACGACCGGCACATCTGGCAGAAACTCGGGCATCTTTCCTTTCAAGTCGTCGGGATTGATTCCCCACAACTGCTTGCCACTGCCAGCGATCCATTTGCGATGCACGTTGGTTGGACCGAACCAATAACAGAATGGTTGCCCGTCTTCACGATCGTTCAGGAAGCTGGCAAAGTTACCTCGCACCTGCTGATAAAGTTCTTCTTTCGCTTCATCGGCCG encodes the following:
- a CDS encoding sulfatase, which produces MMIQRTLLLALTAICLTGFANLLHAEETKRPNILFAFADDWGKQASIYGELEPGGINDVVKTPNFDALAKRGVLFKNAFVNAPSCTPCRSSLLSGQYFWRTGRGAILQGAVWDPAIPSYPLLLKDSGYHIGETYKVWSPGTPVDAPYGGGKFAYEKSGGAFNQFSQRATALISKGKSADEAKEELYQQVRGNFASFLNDREDGQPFCYWFGPTNVHRKWIAGSGKQLWGINPDDLKGKMPEFLPDVPVVRQDLADYLGEIQAFDTALGILIEQLKEAGELDNTLIVVSGDHGPPGFPQGKCNLYDFGTHVSLAVAGPGVSGGRVVDDFTILPDLAPTFLEAGGQKIPAVMTAKSLWPVLKSDQAGLVDPTRTAAFTGRERHVEMAREGHLPYPMRGIQTAEYQLIINFEPDRWPMGAPYNLSGDNPPTLDELVNKTFVTFPDDDAGPTKAFMVMHRTDPEVKPIFDRCFGKRSAVELYDLKNDPDQMINIADDPKYEKVKEELTARLMEELKTSGDPRLVDNGKFFETPPLAGPLTGDGPKPNRKR